From the genome of Arvicola amphibius chromosome 9, mArvAmp1.2, whole genome shotgun sequence:
tttaatatacaatCATTATATACAAGTAAATACATGGCATGTGTATTTAATCAGTATATATCCACACAGtgactgcatgtgtatgtgtacatatatttgtctacaattacatatacatacatgtgaatTTTTAATTCACCTGCCAGGTTCAGTtactacatttttaataaatttcctGTGAAACTTTCATATATACCTTTTATTAGAAGGCTGAAAACTTGTTAGTAAAATTTATGTGATACAAAGCAAATACACAAAACCAAGATGAATGCAATAGGGGTTTACAGAGAGGAGGGTAAATGAGTTGGTGCAGGTCTTGGTTTATAGAGAGGAGGGTAAATGAGTTGGTGCGGGTCTTGGTTTATAGAGAGGAGGGTATATGAGTTGGTGCGGGTCTTGGTTTATAGAGAGGAGGGTAAATGTGTTTTGCGTGTCCTGGCTTAAGTACTCTCAGTCTTCCCTCActatatgaatatttatgttcACTgctacatttttaattgattttataagTAGCAAACAGAAGTTTTCTCAATGAATGACTTCTAGAAAATAACTTAATTTATCTTGACAGCtgtattaatatatttgtaaaattattttcactaaaatgtattaatatattaatagaaaGAACATGCCTAGTGTTTGGTATCCTGGTAATCGGAAGACAGTATTTAGGTCATGGGAGCAGGAATCTCCTCACACTATGCCAGCAGCAGCTGGTACAGTTGTGAAAGACCAGCCATGTCCTTCTTCATGTTTCCTCGGAGGAGAGAATATCCTGGTgcagacctcctacaccaaagtgAGTCTCCCTTAGAGTCACGTGGGTCAGTTCCCAGAGACACATCGGAGAAGCTGTGCTTGCTATTTAAAATCTGTTTGTGCTGCAGAGTATCTCAGTAAAAGCTGATAAGGAAATACTTGGAGGTTCTTGTTTGCCTTTGAAGACATTCATtgaataaaatatgtattcaaaAGAACATGGAcattcaagaagcagaaagtTTAGAAACAAATGGCtcaattagtttttatttaaaatattgcatatatttaaagtaaagagcataaaattttatttaattatcttgTATTCAATCTTAGAAGTTATACTTTTTAGCCTAAAGAGATGTCTCATCAGTTAAGCTCATGTACTGCTCTAGCAGAAGACCTACGGTTAGTTCTCAGGGCCTAAATCAGGCGATGCTCAGTCATGTAACTATGGCTCCGGGGATGAGATGGCCTTCTCTGAACTCTGCAAGCATGTGCATGGaggtgcacaccacacacacacacacacacacacaccacacgtatgcacacatacacacatcacaatacatcacacacacacacatacacgcacacacacacactccacacacacagcacaatacatctcacacacacacacacacacacacactccatacacacacaccaaacatacactacacacataccacacacactccacacacacaccaccacacatacacacacacataattaaaaataaaatctttacaaaaatgtattttaatgatgaaaaggGTGAATTccttcaaaatgtaaatatttttagagatattTATCTGGTTTTAGAAAtgtttaaacaattaaaaaatcaaattattattttttaaaaattaaacctttTAAGTTATGTAAAAATTGATTTATTGTAAAATttagaagctaaaattataaaccTCTTTGGAGGAAAAACGAGGCAAATCATTATTTTAGATTAacaattatttcttaaatatgacACCAACATGAATgcagcaaaattttaaaaactatgtaaaCTAACTTCATTAAagttaaatctttgaaaaatattctcTAGAGAGTAAAAAGACAATCCCCAGAACGAGAGATTTTTAAACTTGGCAGGTACTAAACATCCAGAATATATACAGAGCTCCTATGGctcaataataaaaagacaagcaACCTAATTAGAAAGTTAGCAAACAGTTGGAATGGGTATGTTTTTCAAAGGAGGTTTAGAAATGGTCAACAGCCCATTAAAGGTTGCTTGAGATCATCAGTCAACAGTGAAAGGCAAGTCAAAATGACAGTGATATGCCACTTAATACATGTATGTAATGCCACTGATTAGAATGACAATAAACATAGCAAAGCATTACTGTGCATGCAGAGAAATTGATCATTGGACATTAATATGGAATTAGAAAATGTGATATAGACACCATGAAGAACAACTTAAATGTTCTTCAAAGGCTAGACAaagcctgcaagatggctcagggggtaaagatGCTTATTGTCAAACCTAACAAGCTGAGTTCTACCTCAGGACCCATACAGCACAGAGCAAGAGCTGACTCTGCACATTTGCCCTCTCACCTTCACAGggccttctctgacctctgcaggcatgtgcatggaggtgcacactacacacacataccataaacACGTacgcacctgcacacatgcacctgcacacaaaagaaataaatgaaaatgtgcCAATTTGAAAGGCTAAGAATAATTATCATATGACCtaagagatatagagagatggtaggtagatagatagatagatagatagatagatagatagatagatagatagatagatagataatagatagatagataccacCCAGAGAACTGAAAATAAGAGATCCAAactgaaatatacataaaaaacttTCATAGCACCATTTTTACAATAACCCAAAATGCAAGAAACCCAAGAGTCCATTGTcagatgaataaataagtaaaagtttGTCTATACAAAATAATTCTATTATTTACAACGAGGAACTAACTTGCTACATGCTGTAATATGAATGAAGCTAGATAACATCACGCTGTGAAACAAGCCAGGTGCTAAGGATAGGTGCCTTTTGATTATATTTTCGCGACACATCTACACTGTGTAACTCTGTTGGAACAAGCAAGAATGCTAGAGAAAATGTTGGAGTGGAAAGTCATTTTTCAAATTGGGTTTCTTTTAGAGCTAGTGAAAAAAAATAGGCTCCGCGTGAGGCCGCGGCTCCCGGAGCGGCACGTGGGCCTGAAAAAGCTTGTGGCGAAGGGGGGCAAAACAAAGAAGCAGGTTTTGAAGTTTACCCTTGATTGCACCCACCCTGTAGAAGATGGGATCATGGACGCTGCTAATTTCGAGCAGTTCCTCCAGGAGAGAATCAAGGTGAACGGCAAAGCTGGGAATCTCGGCGGAGGGGTTGTGACCATCGAACGGAGCAAGAGCAAGATCACTGTCACTTCCGAGGTGCCTTTCTCCAAAAGGTATTTGAAATATCTCaccaaaaaatatttgaagaacaaTCTCCGAGACTGGTTGCGTGTTGTCGCCAACAGCAAAGAGAGCTATGAGCTGCGTTACTTCCAGATTAaccaggatgaagaggaggaggaggatgaggattaAGACGCATTGGTCTGGAATGTTTTGtattaattcataaataaaatttaggaacaaaaaaaaataaaaaagaaaaagaaaaaaaatagacatgaaCAGTATTCTCTCTCTGGCTAGACAGTACTGTAAACATCAGTACTGCCACACAATAATGTAACACTAGCTGAAGTGGAAGGCTTTAATTACCTCAAATAACATACTTTAttcaattgattttatttttaggcaAGGTAtatttagccctggctgccttggaacacactatgtagaccaggctacagaaatccacctgcctctgcctcccaaatgctgggattaaaggcatgtgccaccacatagGGCATAATtgattcaattttttatttttattttttgttatttttttattaaaaatttcctcctcctttgtgcctcctccctgcctcctccgcatctcccatttccctccccctctccccacacccCGCACAccccttccactccctctccagtccgaagaacagtaagggttcactgccctgtgggaagtccacggtcctcccctctccatccaggtctaggaaggtgagcatccaaacagactaggcccctccgaagccagtacatgcagtagcatcaaaacccagtgccattgtccttggcttctcagcagccctcattgtcagctatgttcaaggagtccggttttatccaatgctttttcagtctcagtacagctggccttggtgagcc
Proteins encoded in this window:
- the LOC119823699 gene encoding 60S ribosomal protein L22-like → MGAGISSHYASSSWYSCERPAMSFFMFPRRREYPGADLLHQKLVKKNRLRVRPRLPERHVGLKKLVAKGGKTKKQVLKFTLDCTHPVEDGIMDAANFEQFLQERIKVNGKAGNLGGGVVTIERSKSKITVTSEVPFSKRYLKYLTKKYLKNNLRDWLRVVANSKESYELRYFQINQDEEEEEDED